Genomic window (Longimicrobium sp.):
TGCCCGTTGATGCGGGCGCGGAACACGTCGCCCGACTTGACGTGCAGGTCGCTGGCGCCGCGGGCCACGGCCGCCTTGATGATGTTCTCGACCGCGTCGCGGAGGTCGCCGCCGCGCTGGTCGACGGTCGGTTCGGTGGTGCTCACGTCAGTACCCGGCCTGCTTGTCGACGGTATTCAACAGGGGCTCGCCCGAGAGGTAGCGGCGCAGGTTTCCCACGATCAGGTCCGTCTCGCGCCGCCAGAAGCGATGGGATGTGCCGGAAACATGGGGAAGCACGAGGGCATTGGGAAGGCCCCAGAGCGGCGATTCCCGCGGCAGCGGCTCGCGCGCGAACACGTCCAGCCCCGCGCCGCGAAGGCGCCCCGCCGCCAGCGCGTCCGCCAGCGCCCGCTCGTCCACCACGTCGCCGCGCGACACGTTGATCACCACCGCGTGGCGGGAGAGGCGGGCCAGCTCGCGCGCGCCGATCATCCCCTCCGTCTCCGCGGTCCGCGGCACGGTCACCACGAAATAGTCGGAGATGGAGAGCAGTCGATCGAGCGCGCCCTCCCCCGTCACCACCTCCACCCCCGGCGGCCCCTCCGCGGACGAGCGCCGCATCGCGACGACGCGCATCCCCAGCGCGGACGCGCGCTTCGCGACCGCACGGCCGATCCCGCCCAGCCCCAGCAGCCCCACCGTGCTCTCCGCCAGCTCGCGGATCGGCGAGTCGGCCTCGTCGAACCGCGACTTGTCCCATCGCCGCTCCGCCTGTGCGTGAACGGCCCAGTCCAGTCCGCGCGCGAAGTACGCGATCATCGCCAGCACGGTATCGGCGATCGGCTCCGCGTGCGTCCCCGCGCTGTTGGTGAGGATCACGCCGGACTCGCGCATCTCCGGGTACAGCGCGCCGCCCACGCCGGCGGACGCGGAGTGCGCCCAGCGCAGCGCATCTCCCGCCGCGAGAAAGACGTCGCGCGGCACGCCCCACCCCAGGTAGACCTCCGCGCCGCGGACGGCGTCGAGCACCTCGGCCCCCACGCCGCCGCCATCCCCCGTCCCGTCCGCGGCGCCGCGAATGGCGACGAGCTCCCAGCCGTCCGGCAGCGCCGCGCGAATCTCGTCGAGCGCCCACTCCGGCGCGCTCCAGATCGGCCTGCGCTCACGCAGGTTGAAGACGATGCGTCGGCGCCCGGGCATTCGGCAGCGGGTTCGGCGTTTCGGGAGAAAAGACGCGGGAAGATGGCGAAGAAGCCCGCCTCTCGCGAGACGGGCTCCTGATCTCCACCTCCACTCGAGCGGCGTCGGGGCGAATGGAATTCACGGCAACAACCGCACAAAGTCCCTGCGGGACTGCGGACGAGAAATCCGCGCGATGCAGGAGGATTCCGCGACGAGTCCCGTCAGCTGCGATTGAAGCGGCGGACGCCTTCGTCGCGGAGCATGTGCTTCACCAGCTTCTCGTGCTCGTGCTGCGGGCCGATCACGCGGAAGGTGATCTCCACGTCGTTGCCCACCTTGTCGATAGTGTCCATGCGGATCTCCGCCTTACGGTCGCGGAGCAGCGCCTCCACGCGCTCCAGCGCGTCGCTGCCGGCCTCGAGCGCGGCGGTGTAGCGGCGGTTGCTCAGGCGGCGGCGCACCACGCGCTCGAGGCGGCCGAGCGCGAGCAGGGTGCCGAGCACCATCACCGTGGCGCCGATCGCCTCGACGTACGCACCCGCGCCCACGCCGATGCCGATGGCCGTCACCACCCAGAGCGTCGCCGCCGTCGTCAGGCCGCTCACCTTGTTGCGGCCGTGCAGGATGGCGCCCGCGCCGATGAAGCCGATGCCCGGGATGATCTGCGCCGCCAGCCGCGCAGGGTCCGCGCGCAGCGCCTCCCCGCCGCTGGTGGCCAGCATCGCCAGGTCCAGCGACAGCTCGGTGAAGAGCGTGGCGCCCACGCAGATCAGGATCGTGGTGCGCAGGCCGGCCGGCTTGGCCTTCAGCTCGCGCTCCAGCCCGATCAGCCCGCCGAGCACCGCCGCCAGCAGCAGCCGCCCCAGCGTCGCCAGCTTCAGCGCCGCGACGAGCGAGGCCGGCAATCCGATAGAGATGAGGAAGTGTTCCACCGCGCGCGTAGACTGGGAACGTGCAGCGTGTTACGGGAACGTGACGAAATTGCGGCGGCGGCGGGTGGGGAGCAAGCGGGGAAGCAGTCGAACCTAAACCTTCTCTACAGGAAGTCCGACGATCTGGTCGAAATGAGCGTCGCGGGTGGCGACGGTGAGACCGTGCTGGCGCGCGATGGCCGCGATCCACATGTCGTTCTCCGGCAATGGGCGGCCTTTGCTCCAGAGGTCATGCTTGATATCGCCGTAAATCCGAGCCGTTTCGGCATCGCACGACAGGATCTCGACCGTCGCGGTGAACGAGGTGATCTGCGCCAGCGTAAGATCGGGGTGTCGCGAACGCGGCACCCCGTTGAAGAGCTCTCCCAGCGCGGGGACCGGGAGGAATGTTTTCGCGCCGCCGTTGACGAGCCGTTCGGCCTCAGGGCTATGCCTGAAAATGGCGATCACGACGCTGGTATCCAGCAGCAGGCTACCACTCATCGGCATCGACGCGCTCGCAGGTCTCCTTGATATAGCGCTCGATCTCGTCTGCTTCCTCGGCGCTCCAGATGCCAAGGAAGGGACGCAGTGCCTCGCTCGGGGTACCCTGCAGCGGCTTCTTGCCGAGCGAGCGCGTATACTCCAGTACCTGCTCACGCTGTTCGGGACGGAGCTTCTTCAGCCGCTCGGCGATCTCCTCTTCCAGCGCCGACATCCGGACCTCCTCCGGGAAGGTGACTTCCATGTTCACGTAAGATACGTAATTTTGTCGATTTCATACAGCCCACTCAACTGCCTTGAAATTCGACAGTGGAATACAGGTGCCGCGTTACCCACGTTCGCGTAACGGACGACAAAATCATCGCCGAGCTCGCGGACGGACGGACGATCAGCGTACCGCTTGCCTGGTCGTGGCGGCTGTCGGATGCCACGCCGGACCAGCGAGCGAACTGGCGCCTGATCGGCTCCGGCGACGGCGTGCATTGGCCGGACGTCGACGAGGACATCAGTGTGCGCGGAATGCTTGATGGCGTGCCCGCCGTGCGCCCGAAGCCGCGTCCCATGTAGACCTCAGACCGCCGGCCATCCCTGCCGTCGGTCCTGCTCAGCATAGAATTCAAGTGCCCGCCGGAGCGCATCGAGCGCCTCGGCGGGCACAGTTTCACGGTCCAGGATGCCGATGTGGACTGCGTATGCGACCGACATCACCAGGTCGCTGTCGTAGTATCGCGCCCAGATCCGACGGGCGGGTCCACGATCGAACTTCTCGATCAGTTCCACGAGCTCGGCACTGTTGATCCCGCCTTGCCGCCAGTCGTCGAAATGGTTGGCCAGCGGAACGAGCGCGCGGCGCAGCTCCTCGTCGTACGCCCGCGCCGCTTGGTCGCGCAGAAGGCGTTTCACCGGCCTGGGTAAATCATTCATCGCACCACCCGCAGGTGTGATGCGTCCGCGCGCGCGTCAGAGCCCCAGCACGTCGTTCATCGTGTAGGCGCCCGCCGGCTTGCCGGCGATCCACCTCGCAGCGCGGAGGGCGCCTTCGGCGAAGAGCGCGCGGTCCTGCGCCAGGTGGGCCAGCTCGATGCGCTCGCGCTCGCCGATCAGCATCACGCGGTGCTCGCCGACGATGTCGCCGCCGCGCAGGGCGTGGAAGGCGACCTGCCCGCGCGGGCGCTCGCCGGGGCGGCCGCTGCGCCCGTCGATCCGCACGTCGCCGAGGCCGACGCCGCGACCGCGGGCGATCGCCTCGCCCAGCGCGAGGGCGGTGCCGCTGGGCGCGTCGGCCTTGCGGCGGTGGTGGGCCTCCACGATCTCCACGTCGTAGTCGTCGCCCAGCACCTGGGCGGCGCGCTGGGCGAGAGCCACCAGCAGGTTCACGCCCACGCTGAAGTTCGCCGCCTGCAGCACGGCGGCGCGGCGCGCGGCCGTCTCCAGCATCCCCCGCTCTTCATCCCCCAGCCCCGTGGTGCCGACGACCAGCGCCTTCCCGGCGAGGGTGTCGCCGTGCATCTCCAGGATGCGGCGGAGGAGCTCGGGGGCGGAGAAGTCGATCACCACGTCGGCGCCGCGGATCCACTCGCCGGCGGTCTCGGGCGTCTCCACCACCGGGCAGCCAACGTCGCACGCGGGCTCGGGCATCTTGCCGATGCCGCCGACCAGCCGCAGCGCGTCGTCCTCGTGGATCATGCGCGCCAGCGTCTGCCCCATGCGCCCCGTGGCGCCGCTCAGGACGATGCGGACCGGCTCGGGCATCTCGGTCGATTCTGCGGGATGGTGGTGGAGTATGATGCGAGTGAACTCGCGGCTACGACGACACGCAGTCTGCCTTCGCAGCGCCTTCGCGGACTTCCCGGCCGCAGCGATCCCCGCGCGCGAGGCCGCGTCCGCGCGTCACGAGCGAAGCGAGCACGTCCCTCCCCCGGGCCGTTTCGGGGGAGGGATAGGCGCGAAGCGCCAGGGAGAGGGCCTCGCGCGGCTCAGGAGCCCTTCAGCAGCCCCACCGCCGCCATCGCCTCGCGCAGCTCCTGCTTCACGGCGTCGCTGGCCTCGACCAGGGGGAGGCGGAGCGGGCCGACGTCGAAGCCGAGCATCCCCACGGCCGTTTTCACGGGGATGGGGTTGGATTCGCGGAAGATCGCGGCGATGAGCGGGAGATAGCGGTGCTGCAGCCGCCGCGACTCGGCCACGTCGCCCTCCAGGAACGCCTTCGCCATGCGCGAGGTGTCGGCCGGGGCGATGTTGGCCAGCACGGAGATGACGCCCACGCCACCGAGCGCCATCAGCGGCACCACCTGGTCGTCGTTGCCCGAGTAGACGCCGACGCGGTCGCCCACGCGCCGGCAGATCTCGGCCACCTGGGTGATGTCGCCGCTGGCCTCCTTCACGCCCACCACGCGCGGGTCCTCGGCCAGCGCCTCCACCGTTTCGGGGAGGATGTTGCACGCGGTGCGGCCGGGGACGTTGTAGACCACGCACGGCAGGTCCGCCGCGTCGATCACCGCGCGGATGTGGGCGATGATCCCGCGCTGCGGCGGCTTGTTGTACGGCGGCGGCGAGACGAGGATCGCGTCCGCCCCGGCCGCGCGCGCGTTGGCCGCCAGCCGCGAGACCACCGCCGTGTCGCTCCCGCCGCAGCCGACGATCACGGGGATCTTCTTCCCCGCCTCGTCGGCGACGATCTCCGCCGCGCGGCGCTGCTCGTCGGGCGACATGGTGGTCGCCTCGCCGGTGCTGCCGTTGACCACCAGCGCGTCGGTGCCCTCGCGCAGGTGGAAGCGCACCAGCTCGCGCATCGCCGCCTCGTTCACCCCGCCGTCGTCGAACGGGGTGACGAGCGCCACGCCCGAGCCGGTGAACAGGAGGTTGGGCCGCCCGCCGTCCGCCATCGTCCGTCCCCTAGAGCCGGTTGAGGTCCATGATGTCGCCGGGCATCACGTCGCCCTCGGGGTCGTCGGGGTCCAGGTCGCGGTCGGTGCTGTCGCGGAAGTCGTCCGCCGCCTCGTCGCCGACCGAGTCGTAGAAGGAGCGGAACACGGTGCCGCCGCACTTCTCGCACTTCATGTTCTCGGGCGGCGGCTCGTCGTCGAAGAAGTAGTCCTTGCCGC
Coding sequences:
- a CDS encoding D-2-hydroxyacid dehydrogenase, which gives rise to MPGRRRIVFNLRERRPIWSAPEWALDEIRAALPDGWELVAIRGAADGTGDGGGVGAEVLDAVRGAEVYLGWGVPRDVFLAAGDALRWAHSASAGVGGALYPEMRESGVILTNSAGTHAEPIADTVLAMIAYFARGLDWAVHAQAERRWDKSRFDEADSPIRELAESTVGLLGLGGIGRAVAKRASALGMRVVAMRRSSAEGPPGVEVVTGEGALDRLLSISDYFVVTVPRTAETEGMIGARELARLSRHAVVINVSRGDVVDERALADALAAGRLRGAGLDVFAREPLPRESPLWGLPNALVLPHVSGTSHRFWRRETDLIVGNLRRYLSGEPLLNTVDKQAGY
- a CDS encoding MgtC/SapB family protein translates to MPASLVAALKLATLGRLLLAAVLGGLIGLERELKAKPAGLRTTILICVGATLFTELSLDLAMLATSGGEALRADPARLAAQIIPGIGFIGAGAILHGRNKVSGLTTAATLWVVTAIGIGVGAGAYVEAIGATVMVLGTLLALGRLERVVRRRLSNRRYTAALEAGSDALERVEALLRDRKAEIRMDTIDKVGNDVEITFRVIGPQHEHEKLVKHMLRDEGVRRFNRS
- a CDS encoding type II toxin-antitoxin system VapC family toxin encodes the protein MPMSGSLLLDTSVVIAIFRHSPEAERLVNGGAKTFLPVPALGELFNGVPRSRHPDLTLAQITSFTATVEILSCDAETARIYGDIKHDLWSKGRPLPENDMWIAAIARQHGLTVATRDAHFDQIVGLPVEKV
- a CDS encoding DUF2442 domain-containing protein, giving the protein MEYRCRVTHVRVTDDKIIAELADGRTISVPLAWSWRLSDATPDQRANWRLIGSGDGVHWPDVDEDISVRGMLDGVPAVRPKPRPM
- the dapB gene encoding 4-hydroxy-tetrahydrodipicolinate reductase gives rise to the protein MPEPVRIVLSGATGRMGQTLARMIHEDDALRLVGGIGKMPEPACDVGCPVVETPETAGEWIRGADVVIDFSAPELLRRILEMHGDTLAGKALVVGTTGLGDEERGMLETAARRAAVLQAANFSVGVNLLVALAQRAAQVLGDDYDVEIVEAHHRRKADAPSGTALALGEAIARGRGVGLGDVRIDGRSGRPGERPRGQVAFHALRGGDIVGEHRVMLIGERERIELAHLAQDRALFAEGALRAARWIAGKPAGAYTMNDVLGL
- the dapA gene encoding 4-hydroxy-tetrahydrodipicolinate synthase, with amino-acid sequence MADGGRPNLLFTGSGVALVTPFDDGGVNEAAMRELVRFHLREGTDALVVNGSTGEATTMSPDEQRRAAEIVADEAGKKIPVIVGCGGSDTAVVSRLAANARAAGADAILVSPPPYNKPPQRGIIAHIRAVIDAADLPCVVYNVPGRTACNILPETVEALAEDPRVVGVKEASGDITQVAEICRRVGDRVGVYSGNDDQVVPLMALGGVGVISVLANIAPADTSRMAKAFLEGDVAESRRLQHRYLPLIAAIFRESNPIPVKTAVGMLGFDVGPLRLPLVEASDAVKQELREAMAAVGLLKGS